TCGCTGTCGTCCATGGACATATGGGGAGGGTGTGCGCGCAGTCGGCAAAAAGCCTCGGGCGAGAGTCACCACATTGGAGTCGCTCTGTCCACGCAGGTCAGTCGTCTTGCAGTTGTTCGATCTTCTCGAATGCGGCCTGTTCGTGTTCTTCTGAGTGGCCCTCGGAGACGAAGTAGAAGACGAGGCCAAGCACACACCACAACAACACGATCAGCCACTCGTAGGGCCACAGCAGGGCAGATTGACCGCCAGGAAGGTAGAGGTAGACGAAGAACACCGTCAGAGCGAGGCCGAAGGAGCCGACGGCCTTGCCGCCCGGCACTTTGTACGGTCGGTCCATCTCGGGCTCGCGGTAGCGCAGAACGAGGAAGGAGACGGCGACGAGCAGCCACGCGACGACGATACCGAGTCCGCCCGCGTTGACGATCCAGTCGAGCATCTGTTCGCCGAACAGCGGTGCGAGCACGGAGAGACCGCCGATAAAGAGGATCGCATTACTCGGCGTGTTGTACTTGGGATGGATCTTCGCAAAGGACTTCGGCAGCATACCGCTCTCTGCAAGCGCGAAGATGGCGCGGCTGCCACCGATGATGAAGGCGTTCCAGCTGGTGAGGATGCCAGCGATGCCGGCCAGCGCCATGAGCTGGCCGATGGTCTGGCTGTCGAACAGCGCGGCCATCGCATCAGCGGCCGGCAGCGTACTGTCGACGAGTTCAGCGCCGGAGAGGCCGCGACTTCCACCCCAGATCACGGCGATGTAGAACAGCGTCGCCATCCCGACGGCGGCGATCACGAGCAAGCCGAGCGAGCGCGGATCGACGTCGGCCTCCTCGGCCGACTGAGGGATCACGTCGAACCCGACGAACATGAACGGCGTCTGGAGGATAACGGCGAAGATGCCGGCGGTGCCGGCGGTGAACGCGGGGTCCGGCGAGGGAGAGCCGTAGCCAATCGCGCCGGCGATGAGGACGGCACCCGCAAACGCGATCACGATGGTCATGATGATCTGGAACTGCGCCGCCGGACGGATGCCGACGTAGTTCAGCGCCGTGATGAAGACGGTACCGAGGACGCCAACGAGGACCCACGTCCCGTAGACCGGTTCCCCGGCGACCGACCAAAGTTCGACCGCGTTGAAGTTCGGAATCAAGAACGCCATCGCCGAGGGGAGCGCGACGGCTTCGAACGCGGCGACGGTGACGTAGCCGAAGATGATCGCCCACGTACAGACGAACGCTCCGATCGGCCCGAGCGCCCGTAAACTGTAGACGTGCTCGCCGCCGACGATCGGCATCGCAGAGGCGAGTTCGCCGTAGAGGATCGCGACGACACCGACCATGAACCCGCCGATAATAAAGGCGAGAATCGAGCCGAGCGGGCCGCCTTCGTTGATCCACGTGCCGGAGAGGATAATCCATCCCTAGCCGATCATCGCACCGAACGCGAGAACTAACGTGTCTCGTTTTGAGAGTGTGCGAACGAGTCCACTCTCGGTTGTCTCTGACATACACACTCGCAAACCAATTGATTGTATAAAACACCATCTCTCTCGCGCATATTAGACATGGTCCGTGTTTTCAATATATGGTGGGATATTAGACAACAATTCACAAATTAGCGCCAGTTGGGACAGCCAATCTATCGCGATAGAATCCGTTTCGAACCGTGTTCAATTGAGAAACAGTTACAGCGGTTCGGACGACAGCATAGAGACACACCGACGCACTGTCCCACATCGGGTCACCGAGTCGGCCCGCTGCCGACCCGACTCGAGTACGGACGTGCACGGCGAGTGATCACAATGAGCGACGACATGGGACGCGACACAGCCGACCTCGACGAAAAGGACATTCAGATTCTCAAAGCGGTCGCCTCGAAGGGCGTTACCAGCCCCGACAAGATCCACCAGGAGACTGGCATCCCCAAATCCACGGTTCACTACCGCCTGGATCAGCTGCAGGACGCGGGGGTACTCGAGAACGACCGCTACGATATGAACCTCGAGAAACTGGGACTTTCGATCACACTCATCTCGGAGGTGTGGGCGGAGTTCGACGAGGGGTACCACCAGACCGTCGGCGAGAAACTCACCGCGATC
The DNA window shown above is from Natrialba magadii ATCC 43099 and carries:
- a CDS encoding Lrp/AsnC family transcriptional regulator, which codes for MSDDMGRDTADLDEKDIQILKAVASKGVTSPDKIHQETGIPKSTVHYRLDQLQDAGVLENDRYDMNLEKLGLSITLISEVWAEFDEGYHQTVGEKLTAIEGVNQVHFTMGETDFVVIAHVPNRQLVESLVADYEAIDEIRRTSSKFVITTLKDEPLPVNDFEYETLVRTLTDSELDVEDDADN
- a CDS encoding APC family permease yields the protein MILSGTWINEGGPLGSILAFIIGGFMVGVVAILYGELASAMPIVGGEHVYSLRALGPIGAFVCTWAIIFGYVTVAAFEAVALPSAMAFLIPNFNAVELWSVAGEPVYGTWVLVGVLGTVFITALNYVGIRPAAQFQIIMTIVIAFAGAVLIAGAIGYGSPSPDPAFTAGTAGIFAVILQTPFMFVGFDVIPQSAEEADVDPRSLGLLVIAAVGMATLFYIAVIWGGSRGLSGAELVDSTLPAADAMAALFDSQTIGQLMALAGIAGILTSWNAFIIGGSRAIFALAESGMLPKSFAKIHPKYNTPSNAILFIGGLSVLAPLFGEQMLDWIVNAGGLGIVVAWLLVAVSFLVLRYREPEMDRPYKVPGGKAVGSFGLALTVFFVYLYLPGGQSALLWPYEWLIVLLWCVLGLVFYFVSEGHSEEHEQAAFEKIEQLQDD